The Heyndrickxia vini genome contains a region encoding:
- a CDS encoding M20 family metallopeptidase: MTIQTLSQKLEQSFDEMVSIRRYLHQHPELSFQEVQTAKYIADFYKDLGIEVKENVGGNGVVARIKGKLPGKTVALRADFDALPINEETDVPYKSKVPGVMHACGHDGHTATLLVLAKTLNEMKEELSGEYVMIHQHAEEYAPGGAISMIQDGCLEGVDVIFGTHLWSPIECGTISYRKGPIMAAADRFEIKIQGYGGHGAQPHKTKDAVVIASQLVMNLQQIVSRRVDPIDSAVVSVGSFVAENAFNVIADSAKLSGTVRTFNEKVRDFIEEEIERIVRGTCLAAGCEFEYEYHRGYPAVVNHEEETDFLVASINQVPDVLHTEIAAPEMGGEDFAYYLQHVKGTFFFTGAKPDDVEIPYPHHHPKFEINEKALLIAAKTLGTAALNYQTNQKTVEV, encoded by the coding sequence ATGACGATTCAAACTTTATCTCAAAAACTAGAACAATCATTTGATGAAATGGTAAGTATTCGAAGATATTTACATCAGCACCCGGAATTATCCTTTCAAGAGGTTCAAACCGCTAAATATATTGCTGATTTCTACAAAGACTTAGGAATTGAAGTAAAAGAAAATGTTGGTGGAAATGGTGTTGTTGCAAGAATTAAAGGAAAGTTACCGGGAAAAACAGTGGCACTGCGAGCAGATTTTGATGCATTGCCAATTAATGAAGAAACAGATGTACCATATAAATCCAAAGTACCTGGAGTGATGCATGCTTGCGGGCATGATGGTCATACCGCAACACTGCTCGTTCTTGCCAAAACCTTAAATGAAATGAAGGAAGAATTATCAGGTGAATATGTAATGATTCATCAACACGCAGAGGAATATGCGCCTGGTGGAGCTATTTCGATGATACAGGATGGTTGCCTAGAAGGTGTTGATGTCATATTCGGCACCCACTTATGGTCCCCTATCGAGTGCGGCACGATTTCATATCGAAAAGGACCGATTATGGCTGCAGCTGATCGTTTTGAAATCAAAATCCAAGGGTATGGAGGACATGGTGCCCAACCACATAAAACAAAAGATGCGGTGGTCATTGCTTCTCAATTAGTGATGAACCTGCAACAAATTGTTAGCAGGCGCGTCGACCCCATTGATTCCGCTGTCGTATCTGTAGGATCGTTCGTTGCCGAGAACGCCTTCAATGTGATTGCGGATTCTGCAAAATTATCTGGTACAGTTAGGACCTTTAATGAAAAAGTACGTGATTTCATCGAAGAAGAAATTGAACGTATCGTTAGAGGAACATGCTTAGCAGCTGGTTGTGAATTTGAGTATGAATATCATCGCGGATATCCAGCAGTTGTCAATCATGAAGAGGAAACAGACTTTTTGGTAGCTTCTATAAATCAGGTCCCCGATGTTCTACATACTGAAATTGCTGCACCTGAAATGGGCGGAGAGGATTTTGCCTATTATTTGCAACATGTAAAAGGTACGTTTTTCTTTACTGGTGCCAAGCCTGATGATGTAGAAATTCCTTATCCACATCATCACCCGAAATTTGAAA